ACTCAGGTTAATAGTATAGGTACACCAATAACGGCATAAGCAAAAACACAAATACAAATACCAAAGTAAATCTTCCCTATTGTTTCCTTTACTGAGCTAAAATCAATGTTTCTCATTTGATGTTCTTTTTAGTCTCTGCGGACTTGCAATCCGCAGGAAGTACAACTTTATCTTCTTTCAATCAATTCCCCATCCCATTTTACAAGGTTCGGACGATGGCATCCATGCCATTTCTCGAAGTAAGCATCAATATCGCAAACTCTTGACATCACTTTCTCTTTTAATTTCTCAACTTGATTGTTGTAACCAATTTCCGTGAAGTAACGCCCTACCTTCAACCCTCCAGACCAAAACTCCTTAGATAGAGCAGGCATTCCCTTTATAAAATCAGAGTCAAGCCTCATTTCCTTTTCACTGTTTGGAAGTATGACGTATTTCAGACCTTCCGTCTCTTTAAGTGAAGAAAGAGAGCCAAGTTGAGGGGTGACCTCAAAGGCATTTATAAATATCTTTATGTATCTGTCGCCTTGTGTTATCCTTACCGACACAAAATCCAAGAACTTGCCCTGTCTAAGACGGCACATATCATAAATATAACCAAAGCCATTCCATCCAAAGTTTGATGTCTTGAAAGGTTTCTCAACAAACCCTTTTTCTTTTAGGATGGGATGGGCATCTTTGAGAAAAATATCTTTCCTTACTTTTAGAATATCTTTCCTTGTCGCTTGGTATTTCCGAACCTCTGGGCATTTCCATAACAGTAAAGAGAAAGCAAACAGCACAAAAAAGAACACGATATGCCTCATACATAGATAATCTTTCTCAAAAACCGTGTCATGCTGCATATCATAGAAGAACTCGGCTTGCCCAATATTTTTGCAAAGTTCTCTGCTTACACCTACATAATAGTCCTTACCAGCGTATGCGATTTTAACCGTTGAGTGCATTCTGTGCCCTCTACAATTTACCTCCAGGATGGAGTAATTTGTAATCGGCTGTTCACATGAAACAATATAGTTTTGCTGCTGATATGTCGTGGCAACATATAGAGCAAAGCATAATACCCCAATGTTTATCGCTAAGACTATAGGAATCCATTTGTTTATTCTCATACCATAGTTGTTTTACCTCCCATAATCGCTCTAATCATTACGCTCCTTTTCGTCCGTGATAAGCTCTTTCATATCCACAGACAATAGCTGCGCGATTTCAAGAAGTGTGGTAAGATTGGGTTGAGTGCGGTTGCATACGTATGCATTGACCGTACTGAAACTCCTTTCCAACTTCTTTGCAAGCCATGTTTGGCTTATCCCTTTGTCCTCTAAAACTGCTCTTATGCGATTTAACTTCATATTTTTATTGTTTTTACACTACAAAAATAACATTTTATCGTGATAATCCATCCGAATCCATTGAATATCTGCTGTATTCCGTCGTAATTTAGACAAAATAGAAATATAATCTGCAAAAATGGAACTAAGCAATTGATTTCCCATTATGGCAAGATACATATATGCGTTTATGAATATGTTCTTTTTGCCATACTCTTAAAATGACGTTACATGAAAATTACTGTTGGTAACTACTCTTTTACCTTTGCAAAGACTAATCTTAATATTTTGTAAAATCACAGCATAAAATGTTGTTTTTCAGAAATTAGATTTAACTTTGCACTCGAAATCAAAGCGTTCTTTGTATATTGCAAAGTTGTGAAAGAAAAAGAATATAGCTCGTTTCTAAATCGTTAGCAGTTACATTCTTTAAAATACTCAACTCGCTGATATTCAATAAATAAAAGAATTTACTGTGACTCCTCATGTGCCAGGACAGCGGCTTGGTGATACCACATTTTTTGCCCAGTCTTTTGAGCGAATCCATACAACTTTGGTAGTTGGGTACTGGAAACACCCTGCCGTCTTCACACAATCCACGGTATTTTTCCATAATTTGCTTGGGATAATCAAGCAACTTGATGTTGGCTTCCGTTCCTGT
This region of Segatella copri genomic DNA includes:
- a CDS encoding helix-turn-helix domain-containing protein → MKLNRIRAVLEDKGISQTWLAKKLERSFSTVNAYVCNRTQPNLTTLLEIAQLLSVDMKELITDEKERND